GTCGGTCAGCCACTGCTGGACCGGCTCCACCGGGTCGGGCAGCGCGGGGACCAGGACCTCCTTGGGGACGGCGTCCCCGGTCTCCTCGCCGTACAGCTGCTGGAGGGCGTGCTCGACGAGGGCGCCGGTGGTGATCTCCTCCACCTTGTCCGTGACCCAGCCGCGCTGGCCGCGCACGCGTCCGCCGCGCACGTGGAAGATCTGGACGGCCGCCTCCAGCTCGTCCTCGGCGACCGCGATCAGGTCGGCGTCGGTCGCGTCGGCGAGCACGACCGCGCTCTTCTCCATCGCCTTCTTCAGGGCCCCGATGTCGTCGCGCAGGCGCGCCGCCCGCTCGTACTCCATCTCCTCGGCCGCGTCGGCCATCTGCCGCTCCAGGCGGCGCAGGTAGGTGCCCGTGCGGCCGGCCATGAAGTCGCAGAACTCGTCGGCCAGGTCCCAGTGGTCGTCGGGGGAGATCCGGTCGACGCACGGGGCCGAGCACTTGCCGATGTAGCCGAGGAGGCAGGGGCGGCCGGTACGGGCGGCGTTCTTGAAGACACCGGCGGAGCAGGTGCGCACCGGGAAGACACGCAGCAGGAGGTCGACCGTGTCGCGGATCGCCCAGGCGTGCCCGTACGGCCCGAAGTAGCGCACGCCCTTCTTCTTGTGGCCGCGCATCACCTGCACGCGCGGGAACTCCTCGTTCATGGTCACCGCGAGGTACGGGTAGCTCTTGTCGTCGCGGTACTTCACGTTGAACCGGGGGTCGTACTCCTTGATCCAGGAGTACTCCAGCTGCAGTGCCTCGACCTCCGTGGACACCACCGTCCACTCCACGGACGCGGCGGTGGTGACCATGGTGCGGGTGCGGGGGTGGAGGTTCGCCAGGTCCTGGAAGTAGCTCGCCAGGCGCTGGCGCAGGCTCTTCGCCTTTCCGACGTAGATCACCCTGCGGTGCTCGTCACGGAACCTGTACACCCCCGGGGTGTCCGGGATCTCTCCCGGCCTGGGGCGGTAGCTGGAGGGGTCGGCCATGACTCACACCCTACTGGCGGGGGCCGACACTCCGGCGGGCCTGTGGACGACGGGGCGGGGGCCTGTGGACGACGGGGCGGGGGCCTGTGGACGACGGGGCGGGGGCCTGTGGACGACGGGGCGGGGCCCCATCGACGACCGGCCGCGGCGCCGGGGGAAGACGGTCCGGGGCCGGTCGGTCACACCGTGTGCCCTCGGGGAGCCGGGCCGGTGCGTTCTCGGCCAGGACCGTGTCGGGGTCGGGCGTCAGGTGTTGTCGGGACTAGATCAACACGCTTCAATGCGGGGGGACTCGGGGCCTCGAAGCGCGGCGGACGGATGTGAGGACCTTCGCGCCGCGACCGGGGGGGGCGGCTCCGGTCGATCCGCGCCGAACGGTCTGACCAGCCGTCGTGAACTTCACAGGAAGGCCCCCGCATGCCGCACGCCACCCAGCCCTTGGACGTCGCCACCGCGGAACTCGACTCGGTGCTGCGCGGTGGCCCCTTCCACGTGGCCCTGCGCGCCGCGATCGCCGCGCGCGGGCTGCCCCTGCAGCGGGTGCAGCACCATCTGTCGCGCCGCGGGGTGAAGGTGGGCGTCACGAGCCTGAGCTACTGGCAGCAGGGCGCCCGGCGCCCGCAGCGTCCGGAGTCGCTGCGGGCCGTGCGGGCTCTGGAGGAGATACTCCAGCTGCCCGAGGAGTCGCTGATACGCCTGCTCGCGGAGACGGACGAGGACACCGTCGCCCGGCGTCCCGCGGCCCGCTCCTACCGAGCCCACGTCGAGGCCTCCTGCGTCCTGGACGGGCTGCTGGCCGAGCTGGACCACCTGCGGTCGGACGGCGGCGTGCACAGCCTCGGGCACCACGAGCGCATCCGGGTGGGAGCGCGGCGCGAGCTCGCCGGCCGCGAGTCGCACCACATCGTCCGCGCCCACCGCGACGGCGTCGACCGCTTCGTCGCCGTCCACCACGGTGACCCGGGGTGCGCCCCCGCGCGGATGACCGTCCACGCCCTGGAGAACTGCCGCACCGGACGTGTCCGCACCCACCACGACACCGGTGTGCTCGTGACGGAGCTGCTCTTCGACACGCGGCTGCGGGCCGGGGACACCCACCTCTTCCGGTACGGGGTCGAGGACGGCACGGCGGGAGTGTCGCGCGAGTACGTCCGGGGGTTCGGCTCGGTGGGCGGGCAGTACGCGCTGCAGGTGCGGTTCGACCCCGCGGCCCTGCCGGCGCGCTGCCACCGGTTCACCCAGCACTCACCGGCGGCTCCGCGCGGCGCCCGCCAGGAACTGCTCCTCAGCGGCCCGCACCACTCCGTGCACCTCGTGGAGCCGCGGGTGCGGTCGGGGCTGCTGGGGATCGGGTGGGAGTGGGACTGAACGGACGGCGCCCGCGCGGACGGCGGGGCGCGGTCAGGTTCCCGGGCTCACCACGATCCGGCCCTGTTTCACCTCGACCGGAAGCTCGACGAGCGCGACGGTCGCCGGGGCGTGCAGCACCTCGCCGGACCGGGCGTCGAACTCGCTGCCGTGGCAGGGACAGACGAGCTTCGCCCCCTCCAGCTTCTTGATGGGGCACCCCGCGTGCGTGCAGACCGTGCTGAACGCCTTCAGGGCGCCGTCCTCTCCCCGGCTGACGACCACGTTCTCGTCCCGGTAGAGCTTGGCCTCTCCCCCGGCGACCGCCCCCTCCGCGCCGAGATCGACGGGCGCGGTCGGCCTGGCGGGCGCCGCGCCGTCGTCGCCCGGCGAGCAGGCGGCGAGACCGAGTCCGGCGACGGGGGTGGCGGCCGCCGAGCGCAGGACGGTACGGCGGCTCGGGAGGGGACGGCCGGGCATGGGAGGTCTCCACAGGTCGGGGGATGTGCAGGCCGACGATATCGGGCACCGGGTTTGTGCCCGCCGGGTGGGTCGCCAGGACATGCGAGGGATGGACTAGCCGCGTAAACGCTTGCGCAAGCGTTTACGCGGCCATGGCCGATGGGATACGGTCCCCAGCGACGCGCCGGGAGGAACACGGAGAGGAACCCGCCGATGGCGACCATGGCCGACGTCGCGCGGAGCGCCGGGGTCTCCGTGGCGACCGTCTCGCACGTGCTCAACGACACCCGTCCGGTGCGGCCGCACACCCGCCAGGCGGTCCTGGACGCCATCGAGGAGCTCGGCTACACGCCCAACACCCTCGCCCGCTCCCTGGTCACCTCCCGCACCCGCTCCATCGGGCTCGCCGTGTCGGCGATCAGCAACCCGTACTTCACGGAGATCCTCCAGGGCGTCGAGGCCGCCGCGCTGGAGCACGGTTACAGCCTCCTCATCGCCGACCCGCACGACGACCCGGTGCACGAGCGCAAGGTCGTCCAGCTGCTGCACGAGCGGCGCGTGGACGGCATGATCGTCGCGCCCTCCGCCGACCCGCGCGACCTCGTCGCCTACCTGGGCCGCCACCGCGTGCCCACCGTGTTCCTCGACCGGGTCGTCGGCACTCCCGAGGGGGACGGCACAGCGCTCTTCGACCAGGTCTGCGCGGAGAGTGCCGAGCCCACGACCCGGCTGGTCACCCATCTCGCCGGGCTCGGCCACCGTCGGATCGGCCTGGTCGCGGGCCGCCCGGGGCTCAGTACCACGCGCGAGCGGATCACCGGTTACCGGCACGGCCTCGCCGCCGCCGGGCTGCCCCACGACGAACGGCTCCTGGTCCACGGCGACTCCGAGGCGGCCGGCGGCGAACGGGCCACGGCGGCCCTGCTGTCCCTGGCGGTACCGCCCACCGCCCTGGTCACCGCCAACAACGCGATGACCATCGGCGCGCTGCGCACCCTGCGGGAGCGCGGCCTGACCGTCCCCGGCGACCTCGCCCTGTGCTGTTTCGACGACTTCGCCTGGGCGGACCTCTTCTCCCCCCGGCTCACCGCCGTGGCGCAGCCCAGCAGGGAGCTCGGCGCGCAGGCCGTCCGGTTGCTCCTGGAGCGCCTCGCCGCACCGGACCGGCCCGCGCGGACCGTCCGGCTGCCCTGCGCCTTCGTCCACCGCACCTCGTGCGGGTGTCCCGAGCGGTCCGGACACACCGCGCAGTCCCCTACCGAGGCCCACGAAAGGAACCCGCAGTGATCGTCGTCGCCGGTGAGGCACTGATCGACCTGGTACCGCAGGGCGCGGGCGCCCTCGCCGCGCTGCGGCCGGCGCTCGGCGGCGGGCCGTACAACACGGCCGTCGCGCTGGGCCGCCTCGGCTCCACCACCGCCTTCTGCTCCCGGGTGTCGTACGACGCCTTCGGCGAGGCGCTGCTGGACCGGCTGCGTGAGACCGGCGTGGACGTCTCACCGGTGCAGCGCGGCCCCGAGCCGACGACACTCGCCGTGGCCTCGGTGGACACGGACGGTTCGGCCGCGTACTCCTTCTACGTCCAGGGGTCGGCCGACCGGCTGTTCACCAAGCCCGGCGCGCTGCCGGACGGCACGCGCGCGGTGTCGTTCGGCACCTGTTCGCTGGTCCTGGAGCCCGGGGCGAGCGCGTACGAGGAGCTGATGCGCGAGACGGCCGAGCGGGGCGTGTTCACGGCGCTGGACCCGAACATCCGGGCCGGTCTGATCCCCGACCCCGAGGCCTACCGGGCCCGGTTCCGCAGCTGGCTGCCGTGGGTGTCACTGCTGAAGCTGTCCGCCGAGGACGCCGAGTGGCTCGGTGGCACCCCTCGGGAGTGGCTGGCCGCGGGCCCGGCCGCGGTCGTGGTGACCCGGGGCGGTGCGGGGCTGACGGTCTTCACCCGTGACGGAGGTGAGCACGCGGTGCCGGGTGAGCGGGTCGAGGTGGTGGACACGATCGGCGCCGGCGACACCGTGAACGCGGCGCTGCTGCACGGCCTCGCGGCCCGGGACGCCCTCGACGGCGACGCCGTGGCCACGCTGGGGGCTGACGGCTGGACCGAGTTGCTGGGCTTCGCCGCCCGTGCGGCGGCGGTCACCTGCTCGCGGGCGGGCGCCGAGCCGCCGTACGCCCACGAAGTGGCCCTCTGACGACGGGGTCGTGACGGGTCGGGTTCGGCGGGCCGGGGCCGGGACAGCGGTCCGGGTCAGCCCGTCGGCCGTACCGCCCGCAGGGCGCCGGGGCGGCGGCCGTTGAGCCGGTCCAGGGCGGCGGCCGTGGTGTCGTCCGCGGGCAGGTGCACGACGATCCGCTGGCCCTCCTCGGGGAGCGCCAGCGTCTCGTGCAGCAACCGCAGCGGCCCGGCCTCCGGGTGCTCGACGTGCTGCGTCCCGACCCGCCGGGGTGCCACGGCCAGGTCGGCGAACCGGTCGGTGAACGGGGCCCCCACCGTCACGGTCAGCTCGTCGGCCAGCTCGGCGACGGACGGGTCCCGCAGCGGGGCCTCGTGCCGGAGCTGGGCGACCAGGTCGTCGGCCATGCGGTCCCAGTCCGGGTAGGCGGCACGGGCGCGCTCGTCGGTGAACAGGTACCGGAGCAGGTTGGGGCGTTCCTCGTCGAGCAGTCCGATCGGGCCGACCAGCCGTGCGTATCCGCCAGTGTGGGCGAGAACGTCGCCGATCCAGTTGAGCACCACGGCGGGGGTGGGCTCCAGACGGTCCAGCACCGCCCGCACGGTGGGTCGCGCGGTCCGGCCGAGCGGTGGGGCCGCGGCACACAGCAGCGGGTCGCCGCCCTCGGCCTCCTTGGTCAGCCGGCGCAGCAGCATCCGGTCCCGCAGCGACAGCTGGAGGGCGTCGGCGAGGGCGCCGAGGACCTGGGCGGACGGGTTGCGGTCGCGTCCCTGTTCCAGCCGGGTGAGGTACTCGACACTGACGCCGGCGAGCGTGGCCAGTTCGGCGCGGCGCAGGCCGGGGGTGCGGCGGCGGGGGCCGACCGGCAACCCCACCTCGACCGGGGTGACGGACTCGCGCCAGGTCCGCAGGAACGTGCCCAACTCGTTGTCGCTCACGTCTGGAACGTACCAAGGTGCGCGGGCGGAAGGGTGGCCCTGCGACTACCACGCTCGGGCCGGTCTCCCTGCCTGGGCGCGACGCGCCCAGGGTGGAGGGCATGACGAATGACACCACCGCCACCGCAAGCGCCACCGCGACCACCGACGCCGTCGCCGCTCCCCTGCCCGTCACCCCTGGTCAGTGGGAGATGGACCCGTTCCACTCCGCCGTGAACTTCACCATCCGCCACCTCGGCATCGCCAAGGTGCGGGGGCGTTTCACCGGGGTGCGGGCCGAACTGTTCGTGGGCGAGCGGGTCGAGGACGTCCGGGTGTCCGCGACGGTCGACCTGGCCACCATCGACACCGGGAACGCCGACCGGGACGCGCACGTGCGCGCCTCCGACCTGCTCGACGTGGAGAAGCGGCCGACGATGACCTACCGCTCGACCCGGGTGTCGGGCGAGGGCGAGGACTGGACCATGGAGGGCGAGCTGACCATCGGCGACGTGACCCGTCCGGTGACGTTCGCCGTGGAGTTCGGCGGGCTGGGAGCCATGCCCGGCGGCGACGGACGGCACGCCGGGTTCGAGGCGACGGGCGAGATCCGGCGCAGCGAGTTCGGCCTGGACTTCGCTCCCGGACTGCTCGGAGAGGTGGTGAAGATCCAGCTCGACATGCAGTTCGTGGAGCCGGCGGGTGCCTGAGCGAGAGCCGAGCGAACGACGCGCCGGGCCCCGCGGAATCGTCCGCGGGACCCGGCGCGTCGCTGTGCCGGCGGGCCGGGCCGCGACCAGGGTGCACTTCGCTCACCCGGAGCGGCCCAGGCTCAGGCCTTGCTCGTCCGCGTCGTCTTCTTCGCGGCGGGCTTGGCGGTCTTGGTCGCGGCCTTGGTCGCCTTGGTGGCGGTCTTCTTCGCCGCCGTGCCGGCGACCGCCTTGGTGGCGGTCTTCTTCGCGGTGGCCTTGGCGGCCACCGTCTTCGCCGCCGCCTTGCGCGGGGCCTTCACGGGGGCGTCGCTGATCCGGTCGGCACCGAGGATGTCCCGCAGGAACTTACCGGTGTGGCTGGCGGGAACGCCCGCGACCTGCTCGGGCGTGCCCTCGGCGACCACCAGGCCTCCGCCGGCGCCGCCCTCGGGGCCCATGTCGACGACCCAGTCGGCGGTCTTGATCACGTCGAGGTTGTGCTCGATGACGATGACCGTGTTGCCCTTGTCGACCAGGCCGGACAGGACCGTCAGCAGCTTGCTGATGTCCTCGAAGTGCAGGCCCGTGGTCGGCTCGTCCAGGACGTAGACCGTGCGCCCGGTGGACCGGCGCTGCAGCTCGCTCGCGAGCTTCACACGCTGCGCCTCACCACCGGACAGGGTGGTCGCGGACTGCCCGAGCCGGACGTACCCGAGCCCGACGTCCTTGAGCGTCTTCATGTGCCGGGAGATCGCGGGGACCGCCTCGAAGAAGTCGGTCGCCTCCTCGATCGGCATGTTCAGGACGTCGGCGATGGACTTGCCCTTGTAGTGGACCTCCAGGGTCTCCCGGTTGTACCGGGCGCCGTGGCAGACCTCGCACGGGACGTAGACGTCCGGGAGGAAGTTCATCTCGATCTTGATCGTGCCGTCGCCCGCGCAGTTCTCGCAGCGGCCGCCCTTGACGTTGAACGAGAACCGGCCGGGCAGGTAGCCGCGGACCTTGGCCTCGGTCGTCTCGGCGAACAGTTTGCGGACGTGGTCGAAGACGCCCGTGTAGGTCGCCGGGTTGGACCGCGGGGTGCGGCCGATCGGCGACTGGTCGACGTGGACCACCTTGTCGACGAGGTCGTCGCCGTCCACGCGCGTGTGCCGGCCCGGGACGCTCCGCGCCCCGTTCAGCTCGCGGGCCAGGTGCGTGTACAGGATGTCGTTGACCAGGGTCGACTTGCCGGAGCCGGAGACACCGGTGACCGCCGTGAACACGCCCAGCGGGAAGGACACGTCGATGTCCTGGAGGTTGTTCTCACGGGCGCCGTGCACGGTCAGCCGCCGGGACGGGTCGAGCGGGCGCCGGATGTCGGGCAGCGGGATGGCCTTCCTGCCGGACAGGTAGGCGCCGGTCTGCGACTCGGTGTTGTCGAGCAGCTCCTTGACGGACCCGCTGTGCACCACCTTGCCGCCGTGCTCGCCCGCGCCGGGGCCGATGTCGACGATCCAGTCGGCGACCTTGATGGTGTCCTCGTCGTGCTCGACGACGATGAGCGTGTTGCCCATGTCGCGCAGGCGTACGAGAGTCTCGATCAGCCGGTGGTTGTCGCGCTGGTGCAGGCCGATGGACGGCTCGTCGAGGACGTACAGGACGCCGACGAGTCCGGAGCCGATCTGCGTGGCCAGGCGGATACGCTGCGCCTCACCGCCGGAGAGGGTGCCGGCCGCCCGGTTCAGCGAGAGGTAGTCCAGGCCGACGTCGACCAGGAACCGCAGCCGTTCGTTGACCTCCTTCAGCACCCGCTCGGCGATCTTCTTGTCGCGGGCGCTGAGCTTCAGCTCGCCCAGGAAGTCCGCGCAGTCGCTGATGGACATCGCCGAGACCTCGGCGATCGACTTGCCCATGACGGTGACCGCGAGGACCAGCGGCTTCAGGCGCGTGCCCTCGCACGTGGGGCAGGGCACCTCGCGCATGTAGCCCTCGAAGCGCTCGCGGCTGGCGTCGCTCTCGGCCTCGCTGTGCCGGCGCTTGACGAAGGGGATCGCCCCCTCGAAGGCCGTGGTGTACCGGCGCTCGCGGCCGTACCGGTTGCGGTAGCGGACCTCCACCTGGGTCTTGTGACCGTTCAGCAGGGCCT
This region of Streptomyces ambofaciens ATCC 23877 genomic DNA includes:
- a CDS encoding Rieske (2Fe-2S) protein; this translates as MPGRPLPSRRTVLRSAAATPVAGLGLAACSPGDDGAAPARPTAPVDLGAEGAVAGGEAKLYRDENVVVSRGEDGALKAFSTVCTHAGCPIKKLEGAKLVCPCHGSEFDARSGEVLHAPATVALVELPVEVKQGRIVVSPGT
- a CDS encoding LacI family DNA-binding transcriptional regulator; amino-acid sequence: MATMADVARSAGVSVATVSHVLNDTRPVRPHTRQAVLDAIEELGYTPNTLARSLVTSRTRSIGLAVSAISNPYFTEILQGVEAAALEHGYSLLIADPHDDPVHERKVVQLLHERRVDGMIVAPSADPRDLVAYLGRHRVPTVFLDRVVGTPEGDGTALFDQVCAESAEPTTRLVTHLAGLGHRRIGLVAGRPGLSTTRERITGYRHGLAAAGLPHDERLLVHGDSEAAGGERATAALLSLAVPPTALVTANNAMTIGALRTLRERGLTVPGDLALCCFDDFAWADLFSPRLTAVAQPSRELGAQAVRLLLERLAAPDRPARTVRLPCAFVHRTSCGCPERSGHTAQSPTEAHERNPQ
- a CDS encoding carbohydrate kinase family protein → MIVVAGEALIDLVPQGAGALAALRPALGGGPYNTAVALGRLGSTTAFCSRVSYDAFGEALLDRLRETGVDVSPVQRGPEPTTLAVASVDTDGSAAYSFYVQGSADRLFTKPGALPDGTRAVSFGTCSLVLEPGASAYEELMRETAERGVFTALDPNIRAGLIPDPEAYRARFRSWLPWVSLLKLSAEDAEWLGGTPREWLAAGPAAVVVTRGGAGLTVFTRDGGEHAVPGERVEVVDTIGAGDTVNAALLHGLAARDALDGDAVATLGADGWTELLGFAARAAAVTCSRAGAEPPYAHEVAL
- a CDS encoding helix-turn-helix domain-containing protein is translated as MSDNELGTFLRTWRESVTPVEVGLPVGPRRRTPGLRRAELATLAGVSVEYLTRLEQGRDRNPSAQVLGALADALQLSLRDRMLLRRLTKEAEGGDPLLCAAAPPLGRTARPTVRAVLDRLEPTPAVVLNWIGDVLAHTGGYARLVGPIGLLDEERPNLLRYLFTDERARAAYPDWDRMADDLVAQLRHEAPLRDPSVAELADELTVTVGAPFTDRFADLAVAPRRVGTQHVEHPEAGPLRLLHETLALPEEGQRIVVHLPADDTTAAALDRLNGRRPGALRAVRPTG
- a CDS encoding YceI family protein — protein: MTNDTTATASATATTDAVAAPLPVTPGQWEMDPFHSAVNFTIRHLGIAKVRGRFTGVRAELFVGERVEDVRVSATVDLATIDTGNADRDAHVRASDLLDVEKRPTMTYRSTRVSGEGEDWTMEGELTIGDVTRPVTFAVEFGGLGAMPGGDGRHAGFEATGEIRRSEFGLDFAPGLLGEVVKIQLDMQFVEPAGA
- the uvrA gene encoding excinuclease ABC subunit UvrA — protein: MADRLIVRGAREHNLKNVSLDLPRDSLIVFTGLSGSGKSSLAFDTIFAEGQRRYVESLSSYARQFLGQMDKPDVDFIEGLSPAVSIDQKSTSRNPRSTVGTITEVYDYLRLLFARIGKPHCPECSRPISRQSPQAIVDRVLELPEGSRFQVLSPLVRERKGEFVDLFADLQTKGYSRARVDGETVQLSNPPTLKKQEKHTIEVVVDRLTVKDSAKRRLTDSVETALGLSGGMVVLDFVDLPEDDPERERMYSEHLYCPYDDLSFEELEPRSFSFNSPFGACPDCSGIGTRMEVDAELIVPDEDKSLDEGAIHPWSHGHTKDYFGRLIGALADALGFRTDIPFAGLPLRARKALLNGHKTQVEVRYRNRYGRERRYTTAFEGAIPFVKRRHSEAESDASRERFEGYMREVPCPTCEGTRLKPLVLAVTVMGKSIAEVSAMSISDCADFLGELKLSARDKKIAERVLKEVNERLRFLVDVGLDYLSLNRAAGTLSGGEAQRIRLATQIGSGLVGVLYVLDEPSIGLHQRDNHRLIETLVRLRDMGNTLIVVEHDEDTIKVADWIVDIGPGAGEHGGKVVHSGSVKELLDNTESQTGAYLSGRKAIPLPDIRRPLDPSRRLTVHGARENNLQDIDVSFPLGVFTAVTGVSGSGKSTLVNDILYTHLARELNGARSVPGRHTRVDGDDLVDKVVHVDQSPIGRTPRSNPATYTGVFDHVRKLFAETTEAKVRGYLPGRFSFNVKGGRCENCAGDGTIKIEMNFLPDVYVPCEVCHGARYNRETLEVHYKGKSIADVLNMPIEEATDFFEAVPAISRHMKTLKDVGLGYVRLGQSATTLSGGEAQRVKLASELQRRSTGRTVYVLDEPTTGLHFEDISKLLTVLSGLVDKGNTVIVIEHNLDVIKTADWVVDMGPEGGAGGGLVVAEGTPEQVAGVPASHTGKFLRDILGADRISDAPVKAPRKAAAKTVAAKATAKKTATKAVAGTAAKKTATKATKAATKTAKPAAKKTTRTSKA